The following coding sequences are from one Mycolicibacterium aichiense window:
- a CDS encoding FAD:protein FMN transferase has translation MDSPGSAVPGAASGAVAEMPAARPACPTAESHWQRWTMDMQIIVTDPDALAAARRAVDAELDAIDAAASRFNPDSEINGLTRSGRPTEVSELLAELLGAALAAAQQTDGDVDPTIGARLIDLGYDREIAAVNSAVPLAVSVSRAADWSMIRLDGRTAAVPLGVVVDLGSTAKAVAADRCAARAHRITGAGVLVNLGGDIATAGDAPGEGWQVLVCDGDDEPATTVALSPGVAMATSSTLRRRWRRGRRALHHIVDPRSGWPAEPVWRTVSVVAASCLKANTVSTAAVIRGWRALDWIRAQGLPARLVDSDGIVHTLGGWPAEHSGGRR, from the coding sequence ATGGACTCACCCGGTTCTGCGGTACCCGGTGCCGCGTCAGGGGCGGTGGCCGAGATGCCGGCTGCGCGCCCGGCTTGCCCGACCGCGGAAAGCCATTGGCAGCGTTGGACGATGGATATGCAGATCATCGTCACGGACCCCGACGCTCTTGCCGCTGCCCGGCGTGCGGTGGATGCCGAACTCGACGCCATCGACGCTGCGGCCTCACGATTCAACCCTGATTCGGAGATCAACGGCCTCACCCGCTCTGGCCGGCCCACCGAGGTCAGTGAGCTACTCGCCGAACTGCTCGGCGCCGCGTTGGCTGCGGCACAACAGACCGACGGTGACGTCGACCCGACGATCGGCGCCCGCCTGATCGATCTCGGCTACGATCGCGAGATCGCCGCCGTGAATTCGGCTGTGCCGCTGGCGGTGTCGGTCAGCCGGGCAGCCGACTGGTCGATGATCAGACTGGACGGGCGGACGGCCGCGGTGCCGCTCGGGGTGGTTGTCGACCTGGGGTCGACGGCCAAGGCGGTCGCTGCGGATCGCTGCGCGGCACGAGCGCACCGGATCACCGGCGCGGGCGTGCTGGTGAACCTCGGCGGCGACATCGCGACGGCCGGGGATGCTCCCGGCGAGGGCTGGCAGGTGCTGGTCTGCGACGGCGACGATGAACCGGCGACGACGGTCGCATTGTCGCCGGGCGTGGCCATGGCCACGTCGAGCACCTTGCGCCGCCGGTGGCGACGTGGCAGGCGGGCGCTGCACCACATCGTCGACCCGCGGTCGGGCTGGCCGGCGGAACCGGTGTGGCGCACCGTCAGCGTCGTCGCTGCCAGCTGTCTTAAAGCCAACACAGTCAGCACCGCGGCGGTGATCCGCGGCTGGCGCGCGCTCGACTGGATCCGGGCACAGGGCCTGCCCGCCCGGCTGGTGGACAGCGACGGGATCGTGCACACACTCGGCGGATGGCCGGCGGAACACTCAGGTGGGCGGAGATGA
- a CDS encoding ferredoxin, with protein MTKSATQQTTLRLHIDWTRCDGRGLCSELLPQLLGRDDWGYPRSRDNSREASVPTPVVKYARRAVARCPRLALTLVEDA; from the coding sequence ATGACAAAGAGCGCGACGCAGCAGACAACGCTGCGGCTGCATATCGATTGGACGCGCTGCGACGGACGCGGGCTGTGCAGCGAGCTGCTGCCACAGCTGCTGGGTCGTGACGATTGGGGATATCCGCGCAGCCGGGACAACTCCCGGGAAGCGTCGGTGCCCACGCCTGTGGTGAAGTACGCGCGTCGCGCTGTTGCCCGATGTCCGCGGTTGGCGCTGACTCTGGTCGAGGACGCCTGA
- a CDS encoding response regulator transcription factor, which yields MDPGSQATPHDADLGYRALVVDDEKPLAEVVASYLEREHFEVTVCLSGLEALDVARQVDPDVVVLDLGLPGIDGLEVCRQLRTFSDAYVVMLTARDSEVDTIVGLSVGADDYVTKPFSPRELVARIRAMLRRPRSVAPPVAPAGAPHSESPPRVFGPLSIDVASRQVFVGTEPISLTRTEFDILAALSSRPGVVWTRRNLIDEVWGEPWVGNDHLVDVHVGHLRRKLGDNPAEPKFVLTVRGVGYRMGTGQ from the coding sequence ATGGATCCCGGATCACAGGCAACTCCGCACGACGCTGACCTGGGTTATCGCGCCCTGGTGGTGGACGACGAGAAGCCGCTGGCCGAGGTCGTCGCCAGCTATCTGGAACGCGAGCATTTCGAGGTGACGGTGTGCCTGTCCGGGCTCGAAGCGCTGGACGTGGCACGGCAGGTCGACCCGGACGTGGTGGTGCTCGACCTCGGCCTGCCGGGCATCGACGGCCTCGAAGTGTGCCGGCAGTTGCGGACGTTCTCCGACGCCTACGTGGTGATGCTGACCGCCCGCGACAGCGAAGTCGACACCATCGTCGGGCTGTCGGTCGGAGCCGACGACTACGTGACCAAACCGTTCAGCCCCCGGGAGCTGGTCGCCAGGATCCGGGCGATGCTACGCAGGCCGCGCTCGGTGGCCCCACCTGTCGCGCCCGCCGGCGCACCGCACAGCGAATCACCGCCGAGGGTGTTCGGCCCGCTCTCCATCGACGTTGCCAGTCGTCAGGTCTTCGTCGGCACAGAGCCGATCTCGTTGACCCGCACCGAGTTCGACATATTGGCCGCGCTGTCTTCCCGGCCCGGTGTGGTCTGGACCCGTCGCAACCTGATCGACGAGGTCTGGGGCGAACCGTGGGTGGGTAATGACCACCTTGTCGACGTCCACGTGGGGCACCTGCGGCGCAAACTCGGCGACAATCCCGCCGAACCGAAGTTCGTCTTGACCGTGCGGGGCGTGGGCTACCGGATGGGAACCGGGCAGTGA
- a CDS encoding SHOCT domain-containing protein produces MMFWFDHDMSGWGYAGMAVGMVVFWALVIAGIVALVRFTAGPSQAGPGPSYPAYTASPEQLLAARFARGEIDDAEYRQRLAVLRGAERR; encoded by the coding sequence ATGATGTTCTGGTTTGACCATGACATGAGCGGGTGGGGATACGCGGGCATGGCGGTCGGCATGGTGGTGTTCTGGGCGCTCGTCATCGCCGGAATCGTTGCGCTGGTGCGGTTCACCGCGGGGCCGTCTCAGGCGGGCCCAGGTCCGTCGTACCCGGCGTACACCGCATCGCCGGAACAGCTTCTGGCTGCGCGGTTCGCGCGCGGGGAGATCGACGATGCGGAGTACCGCCAGCGGCTGGCGGTCCTGCGTGGTGCGGAGCGGCGCTGA
- the mgtA gene encoding magnesium-translocating P-type ATPase, producing the protein MTLTAAAIAAAPLAAVLDDLDTSAQGLSSSEAAARLSRYGPNSLRTHRVSAWAVLRRQLNNAVLALLAATAVLSFFLGDSTQALIIGVILFVSIGLGFLNEYRAERATAALHSRVRHHAVVRRDGQYVKRDVNELVPGDVIALTLGELVPADVRLITVNGLECNESILTGESTAAEKSTSPAPRDASMADFTDLAFMGTVVSAGDATAVVYATGLNAQFGKIAAGLGERQPETDFQTGLRRFSYLLLHVAITLTVMILAINLLLRRPLIDSVLFALAIAVGITPQLLPAVVSTSLATGSRRLAQLKVLVKRLVCIEDLGDIDILITDKTGTLTEGRITLVEAVDPTGAVSDVLLRKGLLATDVDPECGGTSANEMDAALWDCEAGRQVVTRGAHRIAELPFDHTRRATSALIDDAGAPVLIVKGAPEQVLAHCAAVPATAQPVLDRLFRQGRRVVAVASRPAPELSTITPADETRLTLDGFLVFADPPKAAARESLARLAELGIEVKVATGDNATVAEKVCAELGLASKGTVSGAELAALDDAGFEAAARTANVFARISPEQKARLITVLRRTGRSVGFLGDGVNDALALHSADVGISVDTATDVAKDAADVVLLEKDLGVLATGVAEGRRIFANTIKYVLMGTSSNFGNMFSAAAASAVLTFLPMLPSQILLNNLLYDSSQLAIPSDRVDEEQLHAPSHWNIAFIRRFMLTFGPISSLFDFMTFGLMLGVLHAGPTEFRTGWFVESLATQTLIIFAIRTRRVPFLRSRPGGLLAAATFTAITIGVVLTISPVARALGFTPLPWQFYGALALLTVAYLVLVEITKRVFYAEPVRPAGPPLRVRGREHRIGRRAARFSHGGRLGQPA; encoded by the coding sequence GTGACTCTGACGGCCGCGGCGATCGCCGCGGCGCCACTGGCTGCCGTCCTCGACGACCTGGACACCTCGGCCCAGGGTCTGTCCAGTTCCGAGGCTGCCGCCCGCCTGAGCCGATATGGCCCCAATTCGCTTCGGACACATCGGGTCAGCGCCTGGGCGGTACTGCGGCGGCAGCTCAACAATGCGGTTCTGGCGCTTCTGGCGGCAACCGCGGTGCTGTCGTTCTTCCTCGGTGACTCCACCCAGGCCCTGATCATCGGCGTCATACTGTTCGTCAGCATCGGGCTGGGTTTCCTCAACGAATACCGCGCCGAACGGGCCACCGCCGCACTGCACTCCAGAGTTCGGCATCACGCCGTGGTCCGCCGCGACGGCCAGTACGTCAAGCGCGATGTCAACGAGCTGGTACCCGGGGACGTCATTGCGCTGACTCTGGGCGAGTTGGTACCCGCCGACGTGCGGCTGATCACCGTCAACGGACTCGAATGCAACGAGAGCATCCTCACCGGCGAATCCACCGCCGCCGAGAAGTCCACCTCACCGGCGCCGCGCGACGCGTCCATGGCGGACTTCACCGATCTGGCGTTCATGGGCACAGTCGTGTCGGCCGGGGACGCGACCGCGGTGGTCTACGCGACCGGACTGAATGCACAATTCGGCAAGATCGCGGCAGGACTGGGCGAACGGCAGCCGGAAACCGACTTCCAGACCGGCCTGCGCCGGTTCTCGTATCTGCTTCTGCACGTGGCGATCACACTGACCGTGATGATCCTCGCCATCAACCTGCTCCTGCGCCGCCCGCTGATCGACTCGGTGCTCTTTGCCCTGGCGATCGCGGTCGGTATCACTCCCCAGCTGCTGCCCGCCGTCGTCAGCACCAGTCTGGCCACCGGGTCTCGACGGCTGGCCCAACTCAAGGTTCTGGTCAAGCGGCTGGTGTGCATCGAGGACCTCGGCGACATCGACATCCTCATCACCGACAAAACCGGCACACTGACCGAGGGACGCATCACCCTGGTCGAAGCGGTCGACCCCACTGGCGCGGTCTCGGATGTCCTGCTGCGCAAGGGCTTGTTGGCCACCGACGTCGACCCCGAATGCGGTGGGACGAGTGCCAACGAAATGGATGCCGCCCTGTGGGACTGCGAGGCGGGACGGCAGGTGGTCACCAGGGGCGCGCACCGGATCGCCGAACTTCCGTTCGACCACACCCGCCGCGCCACCTCGGCTCTCATCGACGACGCCGGCGCCCCGGTGCTGATCGTCAAGGGCGCCCCCGAACAAGTCCTCGCGCATTGCGCGGCGGTGCCCGCCACCGCGCAGCCGGTGCTGGATCGGCTGTTCCGCCAGGGGCGGCGCGTCGTCGCGGTCGCCAGCAGGCCCGCTCCCGAACTGTCCACGATCACCCCCGCCGACGAGACCCGGCTGACGCTGGACGGCTTCCTCGTCTTCGCCGACCCACCCAAGGCGGCGGCACGCGAGTCGCTGGCTCGGCTGGCCGAGTTGGGCATCGAGGTGAAGGTGGCTACCGGAGACAACGCGACGGTGGCCGAAAAGGTCTGTGCTGAGCTCGGTTTGGCATCCAAGGGCACAGTGTCGGGTGCCGAGTTGGCCGCCCTCGATGACGCCGGGTTCGAGGCTGCCGCCCGCACCGCGAACGTGTTCGCCCGAATCTCACCCGAGCAGAAGGCCCGCCTCATCACGGTGCTCCGGCGAACCGGCCGCTCGGTGGGATTCCTCGGTGACGGCGTCAATGACGCGTTGGCACTGCACTCCGCCGATGTCGGGATCTCGGTCGACACCGCCACCGACGTCGCCAAGGACGCGGCGGACGTCGTACTGCTGGAGAAGGACCTGGGGGTCCTGGCCACCGGGGTGGCCGAGGGTCGCCGAATCTTCGCCAACACCATCAAGTACGTCCTGATGGGGACGTCGAGCAACTTCGGCAACATGTTCTCGGCGGCCGCGGCATCGGCCGTTCTGACGTTCCTGCCCATGCTGCCCAGCCAGATCCTGCTGAACAACCTGCTCTACGACTCGTCTCAACTCGCCATCCCCAGCGACCGGGTCGACGAAGAGCAGCTACACGCACCGTCGCACTGGAACATCGCGTTCATTCGGCGATTCATGCTGACATTCGGCCCCATCAGTTCGCTGTTCGATTTCATGACGTTCGGGCTCATGCTCGGTGTACTGCACGCGGGTCCCACCGAATTCCGGACCGGATGGTTCGTGGAGTCGCTGGCCACCCAGACACTGATCATCTTCGCGATCCGCACCCGGCGGGTGCCGTTCCTGCGCAGCCGGCCGGGCGGGCTGCTGGCCGCGGCGACGTTCACCGCCATCACCATCGGTGTCGTGCTGACCATCTCCCCGGTGGCCCGCGCCCTCGGCTTCACACCGCTGCCGTGGCAGTTCTACGGTGCGCTGGCTCTACTCACCGTCGCCTACCTGGTTCTCGTGGAGATCACCAAGCGGGTGTTCTACGCCGAGCCGGTCCGCCCAGCCGGTCCGCCTCTTCGTGTCCGCGGCCGCGAACACCGAATCGGCCGCCGGGCAGCACGATTCAGCCATGGTGGACGGCTCGGACAGCCAGCCTGA
- a CDS encoding AAA family ATPase: protein MGWHPRIAETHTGMVFLIDDRAYKIKKPVVNDFLDFSTLERREHACASEVALNRRLAPDSYLGVAHFTAPGGDPEPVIVMRRHPDDRRLATMVRHGEPVEDQLAAVALVLSRFHAAAPRGRDVDAQGRVDAIAARWQENVDELQRYAQNGDVGIDSDVVAEIARLSHQFIAGRAVLFARRLSDHKIVDGHADLRADDIFCLPDGPALLDCLEFDDHLRYVDVIDDAAFLAMDLEFLGRVDLATLFLRRYRELSGDDAPDSLCHFYIAYRAVVRAKVDCIRHTQQDGNAAADARRHLEIALDHLRAAAVRLILVGGGPGTGKTTLSRSLANEIGAEVISTDDVRADMVRRGEITGAPGVLDDGLYSRENVDAVYDSVLRQAHLKLCEGRSVVLDGTWLDHRHRELARQIAADSGAVEIEFACTAPLDATVTRVSERTQTTSQVTPEIAVALADRGDGAWTDAHRVDTTGPQAHSVARAKEICVLAV from the coding sequence ATGGGATGGCACCCGCGGATCGCTGAAACCCACACTGGAATGGTGTTCTTGATCGACGACCGGGCCTACAAGATCAAGAAACCGGTCGTCAACGATTTCCTCGACTTCTCCACCCTCGAACGGCGTGAGCACGCCTGCGCCAGCGAGGTGGCGCTCAACCGCCGTCTGGCACCCGACAGCTACCTCGGCGTCGCGCACTTCACCGCACCGGGCGGAGACCCCGAACCGGTCATCGTCATGCGCCGCCATCCCGACGATCGGCGACTGGCGACCATGGTGCGCCACGGAGAGCCGGTCGAGGATCAGCTCGCGGCGGTCGCGTTGGTGCTCTCGCGATTCCACGCCGCGGCTCCCCGCGGGCGGGACGTGGACGCCCAGGGCCGGGTCGATGCTATCGCCGCACGATGGCAGGAAAACGTGGACGAGCTGCAGCGCTACGCCCAGAACGGTGACGTCGGTATCGACTCGGATGTGGTTGCCGAAATCGCACGGCTGTCACATCAATTCATCGCCGGGCGGGCGGTGCTGTTCGCCCGCCGTCTCAGCGACCACAAGATCGTCGACGGTCACGCCGATCTGCGCGCCGACGACATCTTCTGCTTGCCGGACGGTCCGGCACTGCTGGACTGCCTGGAGTTCGACGACCACCTGCGCTACGTCGATGTCATCGACGACGCGGCGTTCCTGGCGATGGATCTGGAATTCCTGGGCCGGGTGGATCTGGCCACTCTGTTTCTCCGGCGCTACCGGGAGCTGTCCGGCGACGATGCACCGGATTCGCTGTGCCACTTCTACATTGCCTACCGGGCGGTCGTTCGGGCCAAGGTCGACTGCATTCGCCACACCCAGCAGGACGGAAATGCCGCCGCCGACGCGCGGCGCCATCTGGAGATCGCCCTGGACCACCTGCGTGCCGCGGCGGTCCGGCTGATCCTGGTGGGCGGCGGCCCCGGCACCGGCAAGACCACCTTGTCCCGGTCGTTGGCGAACGAGATCGGCGCTGAAGTGATCTCGACGGACGACGTGCGTGCCGACATGGTCCGGCGCGGCGAGATCACCGGCGCACCAGGGGTACTCGACGACGGGCTGTACAGCCGCGAGAACGTCGACGCTGTCTACGACAGTGTGCTCCGCCAGGCTCACCTCAAGCTGTGCGAGGGCCGCAGCGTGGTGCTCGACGGCACCTGGCTCGACCACCGCCACCGCGAGCTGGCCCGGCAGATAGCCGCCGACAGCGGCGCGGTGGAGATCGAGTTCGCCTGCACCGCACCGCTCGACGCCACGGTCACCCGAGTCAGCGAGCGCACCCAGACCACGTCGCAGGTGACGCCCGAGATCGCCGTCGCCCTCGCCGATCGCGGCGACGGCGCCTGGACCGACGCACATCGCGTGGACACCACCGGTCCGCAGGCCCACTCCGTGGCCCGGGCCAAGGAGATCTGCGTACTGGCCGTGTGA
- a CDS encoding Acg family FMN-binding oxidoreductase, producing MPMVMSTLDPQVIANAVELACRAPSVHNSQPWRWVAEGPSLKLFLDAGRVPHATDRSGREAVISCGAVLDHVRVAVAAAGWEAIISRFPNPNEPEHLATIDFSAMEFVTDAVRSRADAILVRRTDRLPLAPPPDWTSFESVLRSTVDTDRVAIRVLPDSVRPQLAQASRLTESLRRYDASYHAELAWWTAPYEVSDGVPHSSLVSVAERDRVDVARVFPGTEHADRRPEVDQDRSTIVVLSTFGDSRRDALECGEVLSDVLLEATLAGLATCTLTHMTELAASRDVVRALTGNQDDPQLLIRVGLAPAIGQTPPATPRRPLSGVLEFRG from the coding sequence TTGCCGATGGTCATGTCGACGCTCGATCCCCAGGTGATCGCGAATGCGGTGGAATTGGCGTGCCGGGCGCCGTCGGTGCACAACAGCCAACCATGGCGGTGGGTCGCCGAAGGGCCTTCGCTGAAACTCTTTCTGGACGCCGGGCGGGTGCCTCACGCCACGGACCGGTCCGGCCGGGAAGCCGTGATCAGTTGTGGCGCCGTGCTCGACCATGTGCGGGTGGCCGTCGCCGCCGCCGGGTGGGAGGCGATCATCTCGCGGTTTCCCAATCCGAACGAACCCGAGCACCTGGCGACGATCGACTTCAGCGCGATGGAATTCGTCACCGATGCTGTGCGCAGCCGCGCGGACGCGATCCTGGTGCGCCGCACCGACCGGTTGCCGCTGGCGCCCCCACCGGACTGGACGTCGTTCGAGTCGGTGCTGCGAAGTACCGTCGACACCGACCGCGTGGCGATTCGGGTGCTGCCCGACTCGGTGCGCCCGCAGTTGGCCCAGGCCTCGCGGCTGACCGAGTCGCTGCGCCGCTACGACGCCTCCTATCACGCGGAATTGGCTTGGTGGACAGCGCCGTACGAAGTATCCGACGGTGTACCGCACAGCAGCCTGGTGTCGGTCGCCGAGCGTGACCGGGTCGATGTCGCCCGGGTGTTTCCGGGGACCGAGCACGCCGACCGGCGGCCGGAGGTCGACCAGGATCGGTCCACGATCGTGGTGCTCTCGACGTTCGGCGACTCGCGCCGCGATGCCCTGGAGTGCGGAGAAGTTCTCTCCGATGTGCTGCTGGAAGCCACCCTGGCCGGGTTGGCCACCTGCACGCTGACCCACATGACCGAGTTGGCGGCCAGCCGCGACGTGGTGCGGGCGCTGACCGGCAACCAGGACGACCCGCAATTGCTGATCCGCGTCGGCCTGGCGCCGGCGATCGGGCAGACACCCCCTGCTACGCCACGCCGGCCGCTGTCGGGCGTACTCGAATTTCGCGGATGA
- a CDS encoding erythromycin esterase family protein yields MTTAPTTPPQHPRRVFRDRREAGRVLAHLLDGYRGRGGVVVLGLARGGVPVAWEVAAALGAPLDAFIVRKLGAPGHAEFAMGALASGGRVVVNDDVIRALRVTPQELRDATEREARELARRESAYRGGRPPLDVAGKTVILVDDGLATGASMLAAVQALREMEPAEIVVAVPAAPQSTCREFASLVDDLVCASMPTPFLAVGESFWNFEQVSDTEVRNLLATPTTGIGTARLRIAETPAEVIGRCAVDAPSGVPPREALEELVGDARVVLIGESSHGTREFYEARAEITKWLIQEKGFCAVAAEADWPDAYRVNRYVRGRSDDDSADGALKGFERFPAWMWRNTTVRDFTAWLHAHNAGCRADGRREAGFYGLDLYSLHRSMQEVIDYLDNVDPVAAQRARERYACFDHAGGDDGQAYGYAAAFGAGMSCEAEVVEQLVELQRAGLQYARRDGLLAEDELFYAQQNAQTVRNAEVYYRSMFGSRVSSWNLRDQHMFQTLRALRAHLHQHNGEPARIVVWAHNSHVGDARATEVGADGQLTLGQLVREGYGEQALLIGFTTYSGTVTAASEWGAVAERKVVRPALNGSVEELLHEVDRPEFLVSALLSREAAGPLDTVRLGRAIGVIYQPATERQSHYYHVRPGEQFDAIIHIDRTTALEPLELNSVWVAAQTPETYPTGL; encoded by the coding sequence ATGACCACCGCGCCTACGACACCGCCGCAGCATCCGCGACGTGTCTTCCGTGACCGGCGAGAAGCCGGCCGGGTTCTGGCCCACCTGTTGGACGGCTACCGCGGTCGCGGTGGTGTTGTGGTGCTGGGGTTGGCCCGTGGCGGCGTGCCGGTTGCCTGGGAAGTCGCGGCGGCACTCGGCGCTCCGCTGGATGCGTTCATCGTGCGCAAGCTCGGCGCACCGGGGCACGCCGAGTTCGCGATGGGTGCGCTGGCGTCGGGTGGGCGGGTGGTGGTCAACGATGACGTCATCCGCGCCCTGCGGGTGACACCGCAGGAGTTGCGCGACGCCACCGAGCGGGAAGCCCGGGAACTGGCTCGGCGGGAAAGCGCCTACCGTGGCGGACGTCCGCCGCTGGACGTGGCGGGTAAGACGGTGATCCTCGTCGACGACGGCCTGGCCACCGGGGCGAGCATGCTCGCCGCCGTGCAGGCTTTGCGCGAGATGGAGCCCGCCGAGATCGTGGTCGCCGTCCCCGCAGCGCCGCAGTCGACCTGCCGCGAATTCGCCTCTTTGGTGGACGATCTCGTGTGCGCGTCGATGCCCACCCCGTTCTTGGCGGTCGGAGAGTCGTTCTGGAACTTCGAGCAGGTCAGTGACACGGAGGTACGGAATCTGCTGGCCACCCCGACGACCGGCATCGGCACCGCGCGGCTGCGCATCGCGGAAACGCCCGCGGAAGTGATCGGCCGCTGCGCCGTCGATGCCCCCTCGGGGGTGCCGCCGCGGGAGGCGCTGGAGGAGTTGGTCGGTGATGCGCGGGTGGTGCTGATCGGGGAAAGCTCACACGGCACTCGCGAGTTCTACGAGGCGCGTGCGGAAATCACCAAATGGCTGATTCAGGAGAAGGGCTTCTGCGCGGTGGCAGCCGAAGCCGACTGGCCCGACGCCTACCGGGTCAACCGGTATGTCCGTGGCCGCAGTGACGACGACTCCGCCGACGGCGCGTTGAAGGGGTTCGAGCGATTCCCCGCGTGGATGTGGCGCAACACCACCGTCCGTGATTTCACCGCCTGGCTGCACGCCCACAACGCCGGGTGTCGTGCCGATGGACGACGTGAGGCCGGGTTCTACGGTCTGGATCTCTACAGCCTGCATCGCTCGATGCAGGAGGTGATCGACTACCTGGACAACGTCGACCCGGTCGCGGCGCAACGGGCGCGAGAGCGGTACGCCTGTTTTGATCACGCCGGCGGGGACGACGGTCAGGCGTACGGGTACGCCGCGGCCTTCGGCGCCGGGATGTCCTGCGAGGCAGAGGTTGTCGAGCAGTTGGTCGAACTGCAACGCGCAGGGCTGCAGTATGCGCGCCGGGACGGACTTCTCGCCGAAGACGAACTGTTCTATGCCCAACAGAATGCACAGACGGTCCGCAACGCGGAGGTCTACTACCGTTCGATGTTCGGCAGCCGGGTGTCGTCATGGAATCTGCGCGACCAGCACATGTTCCAGACGTTGAGAGCGTTGCGCGCGCATCTGCATCAACACAACGGTGAGCCTGCCCGAATCGTGGTGTGGGCCCACAACTCTCACGTCGGTGACGCGCGGGCAACGGAGGTGGGGGCCGACGGGCAGCTGACGTTGGGTCAGCTCGTTCGGGAGGGGTACGGCGAGCAGGCGTTGCTGATCGGATTCACCACCTACTCGGGGACCGTCACCGCCGCCAGTGAATGGGGCGCGGTGGCCGAGCGGAAGGTGGTTCGGCCTGCTCTCAACGGCAGTGTCGAGGAACTGCTGCACGAGGTCGACCGACCAGAATTTCTGGTCTCTGCGCTTCTCAGTCGGGAAGCTGCCGGCCCACTGGACACCGTGCGCCTCGGCCGGGCGATCGGGGTGATCTATCAACCCGCCACCGAACGGCAGAGTCACTACTACCACGTGCGGCCAGGCGAACAGTTCGACGCGATCATTCACATCGACCGCACGACAGCCCTGGAACCGCTTGAGCTCAACAGTGTCTGGGTCGCGGCGCAGACACCCGAGACCTACCCGACCGGCCTGTGA
- a CDS encoding 1-phosphofructokinase family hexose kinase: MIVTVTMNPALDITVDAERVGPTDKVRCCADIYDAGGGGLNVARFARALGAPVSAVLTAGGPIGARLVELLDDAIVPNTFVALRGDTRESFTVNERSTGRQYRFVLPGPVLTADEQLRCLEVIDASANGAAFVVASGSLPPGVPADFYQRIADICRRRQVRLVLDTSGGGLEHITSGVFLLKPSVRELRECVGRPLVTEGEQIAAARDLIDRGVAEVIVVSLGADGALLVTGKRCGRFAPVAVPTVSGVGAGDAMVAGIVVGLSREWGMESAVRYGIAAATAKLETPGTSTFDRADVDRYLEQVPAPETVIAGAQ; this comes from the coding sequence ATGATCGTCACGGTGACGATGAATCCGGCCCTCGACATCACCGTGGACGCCGAACGCGTGGGACCAACCGACAAAGTCCGTTGTTGCGCAGATATTTACGATGCCGGCGGTGGCGGACTCAATGTCGCCCGGTTCGCGCGGGCGTTGGGCGCTCCCGTCTCCGCCGTGCTCACCGCCGGTGGTCCGATAGGAGCGCGCCTGGTGGAGCTCCTCGACGACGCCATCGTGCCCAACACGTTCGTCGCACTGCGCGGCGACACCCGGGAGAGCTTCACGGTCAACGAACGCTCGACCGGCAGGCAGTACCGGTTCGTGCTACCCGGACCCGTGCTGACCGCCGACGAGCAGCTGCGCTGTCTCGAGGTGATCGACGCCAGTGCAAACGGCGCCGCGTTCGTGGTCGCGAGCGGCAGCCTGCCGCCCGGCGTTCCCGCCGACTTCTATCAGCGGATCGCCGACATCTGCCGCAGGCGGCAGGTCCGGCTGGTCCTCGACACCTCGGGCGGCGGCCTCGAGCACATCACGTCGGGCGTGTTCCTGCTGAAACCCAGTGTGCGCGAACTACGGGAATGCGTCGGCAGGCCGCTTGTCACCGAGGGCGAGCAGATAGCCGCCGCCCGGGATCTGATCGATCGTGGCGTCGCCGAGGTGATCGTGGTCTCCCTGGGCGCCGACGGCGCCTTACTCGTCACGGGGAAGCGGTGCGGGCGTTTTGCCCCGGTCGCTGTTCCCACCGTCAGCGGTGTGGGCGCCGGGGACGCGATGGTCGCAGGCATCGTGGTCGGGCTGTCTCGCGAATGGGGGATGGAGAGCGCGGTTCGCTACGGTATCGCCGCTGCGACGGCGAAGCTTGAGACACCCGGCACCTCGACATTCGACAGAGCCGACGTCGACCGCTATCTCGAGCAGGTTCCGGCTCCGGAGACCGTGATCGCTGGAGCGCAGTGA